In Aedes albopictus strain Foshan chromosome 3, AalbF5, whole genome shotgun sequence, the genomic window TTATTTTAGACTTTGTATGTATTCTGCAGTATCGCTCGAGTAATATAAAATCATCGATTCTATTGAAGGTTTCTTCAAATGGGATAAGTAATACTCAATGTCGACTTGCTCCACATTTGAGAGCTCCAACACAATATCATTACCATACTCAACAAGATCAAAAAAATTACCTATGATTCCTATTCCTCTGGGGTTCACTCCAGAAGGGGCTACCAAAGGAACCGTAGTGAGTGAGCAGGACTGATTTTTACCTTTCAGGAATTTGAACCCGTACACTTTGACGACATTGATCTGGCCATTGCTGCGCACCAAGAGGAATTCGCCCAATGACACGTTCTCACAGACTCCGTTGAGCGATCGTGGCTGTCCGGATTTGGAAATAACATCTCCGTCTTTGAATCGATGCACTCGATCAGTGGAACATTTGACTAAATCTGACGTTAGCATCCACAAAAAGGTTCTCTTTTTCACACTTACAATTCTGCCGTTGCGGTTCCTAATTTTGAAAGTGTTTTTGTAGGATACTGCATCCTTCAGATGGAGTTCTCTTCCGACATTTGCAAACACCTCGGACGCTTCAACGACATTGTCCTCGTCATCCTCCGCAATTTCAGGCACATCAACAAATTGAAATGAGGGACATTTGTCGGAATATAGTGATTCTGGATTCTCATGTACGTGCTCGTCTGGAACATCGACATACTGGAATGTTGAGTTTTCACCTGGTAGTTGGCATTTTCGACGAATTGTGTGCTCGAATGATAGATTCGATTCCTCAACTCCCAAACCGATCAGTATTTCTGACGCCGCTCTCATAGCTTCTTCGACGGTGCGTGAAATATCGTCTTCATTAGGTAGAACGGTTGGTGACTCGTCAACTGATTCGCTTTTTGACCGAGGGAAATTCAGTGAGGCCTGCTGTCTAGCCATGATGTCCCTTTTCATTTGAATTCGGTTCAAACGGGATTCAAATCCTTGTATAGTGAAATTTACCACGGTTGATGCGGTCGATGTCAATGATCGTGTATCCCTGAAGGCTGCCTCACACGTTTGACTGTGTAGGTGGTCTACCAGAAACTGGATGTTCTCTCTTCGACAGAGATCTATGTAGCTAATTAATGCGTGAGCATTAATTTCAAGCCCCCAATATGCATTTGTGGTTATGCATTTCTGCAAATTTCCATGTTTGGCATAGCACCAATTTCGCCAGGCGCGAACAATAAGCAGTACTTTCCTGCAACATTAtggcataaaaaaagaaaaaaaaacatcaatatgCATACTGTGGACATAATGTCACACAATAAGATTCTTTAGTTTCTCTATGCGCTTTGAATGAtgaatatagataaaaaaaaaaagacaatatgAATCAATTGAATCAATATGTACTCTTTACTAGATCTAAAGGCTATATGCAAATGTCTGTGGATCTACACTATGATTTGAGTAAAGTGTATTGATTCAGTTGTATTCATACACCCCATTTGCTTACCAAATATTATATACTCTTTGTAACGGCGCCATATCCGAACTCATGTACGAAGACATTATCTCGGACATCATTGTCAGAAACTGCACGGTTCCGCCAGATAAAGGAACGTGCTGACGCAAGAGTTCAATGACAGAATCCTTCGTAATTTTCTCCACTGGCCGAAATTTCATTTTATCGTTCTCGTTCAAATCGGTTATGGTCAAGCCATGTTGGTCTTTCGAGACACACTGTATCAGTTCCATTAGGTGTTGATTGGAAATTCGCATGGTACCTgttgaaaaacaaataaaaaaatactagctGTCTTAGTATTGCATACTGCGTTTTCGGTCTTCCAAGTCCAAgtccctcataaaccttccttgggtgaaaagtaACAGAACAAATCAAAGACCACCCAAATCTAACGTCCCATTTGTGAGTTATGCACGATCCCACGTATGCCATACTGCATTTTTACCCTCTAttataattttaaaataaaatttcgTCTGTATGAGTGTAAGACTTGTATGGCACGTAGGGGTCATCCACACATTCCGTTACGCTTTCAGGGGGGGTTTGCAGAATTTAACTAATAAATTGGAATAAAATAACTATCATCCTTACCTATTTGTAGCTGCTGGTCCGTTTTCATTAAACGTGTTCGAAATTTATTAACCAGGTgtgttgtgtcttgtacacataTTTTACTGTCTTTGACGGTCGCAATGTACCAATCACCATACGCATTATCTGGTCTGCTTTCTGAATCGGTTTCTGGGGGAAGTTTCATTTGCTCCATCATCCCACCAATAAACCGGCTGTCTCCATCTGTGGACTTTGCAACTATTTGTATGCCCTCTTTAGTAAACTCCTGTTCCACAAACTGCCATCGCTTTAATACATCTTGTGTTGTGAACTTGTTATTTGTACAGTAAAAATTCACGCAGAACGGAGAAGCATGCCGGGCCAAAGGTTGGACCATGCATAGCTGCACGTAGCGCGCGATTGGGTACTGTTTCAAATCATTCACGATTTTCAGAGGGGATGAGCAGTTGAACAGATCCA contains:
- the LOC134291151 gene encoding uncharacterized protein LOC134291151 isoform X2, with the protein product MAVCWSEDATRISGGVEYNSILDQLTGLVAPMDDNGMPKMDLFNCSSPLKIVNDLKQYPIARYVQLCMVQPLARHASPFCVNFYCTNNKFTTQDVLKRWQFVEQEFTKEGIQIVAKSTDGDSRFIGGMMEQMKLPPETDSESRPDNAYGDWYIATVKDSKICVQDTTHLVNKFRTRLMKTDQQLQIGTMRISNQHLMELIQCVSKDQHGLTITDLNENDKMKFRPVEKITKDSVIELLRQHVPLSGGTVQFLTMMSEIMSSYMSSDMAPLQRVYNIWKVLLIVRAWRNWCYAKHGNLQKCITTNAYWGLEINAHALISYIDLCRRENIQFLVDHLHSQTCEAAFRDTRSLTSTASTVVNFTIQGFESRLNRIQMKRDIMARQQASLNFPRSKSESVDESPTVLPNEDDISRTVEEAMRAASEILIGLGVEESNLSFEHTIRRKCQLPGENSTFQYVDVPDEHVHENPESLYSDKCPSFQFVDVPEIAEDDEDNVVEASEVFANVGRELHLKDAVSYKNTFKIRNRNGRIVSVKKRTFLWMLTSDLVKCSTDRVHRFKDGDVISKSGQPRSLNGVCENVSLGEFLLVRSNGQINVVKVYGFKFLKGKNQSCSLTTVPLVAPSGVNPRGIGIIGNFFDLVEYGNDIVLELSNVEQVDIEYYLSHLKKPSIESMILYYSSDTAEYIQSLK
- the LOC134291151 gene encoding uncharacterized protein LOC134291151 isoform X1, which translates into the protein MIIIYHLMTFINRLIQGGKELYDFDRANAPAPHPRTVQRYLQQNSELVREGQLLVGELKNFLQRNGYPMAVCWSEDATRISGGVEYNSILDQLTGLVAPMDDNGMPKMDLFNCSSPLKIVNDLKQYPIARYVQLCMVQPLARHASPFCVNFYCTNNKFTTQDVLKRWQFVEQEFTKEGIQIVAKSTDGDSRFIGGMMEQMKLPPETDSESRPDNAYGDWYIATVKDSKICVQDTTHLVNKFRTRLMKTDQQLQIGTMRISNQHLMELIQCVSKDQHGLTITDLNENDKMKFRPVEKITKDSVIELLRQHVPLSGGTVQFLTMMSEIMSSYMSSDMAPLQRVYNIWKVLLIVRAWRNWCYAKHGNLQKCITTNAYWGLEINAHALISYIDLCRRENIQFLVDHLHSQTCEAAFRDTRSLTSTASTVVNFTIQGFESRLNRIQMKRDIMARQQASLNFPRSKSESVDESPTVLPNEDDISRTVEEAMRAASEILIGLGVEESNLSFEHTIRRKCQLPGENSTFQYVDVPDEHVHENPESLYSDKCPSFQFVDVPEIAEDDEDNVVEASEVFANVGRELHLKDAVSYKNTFKIRNRNGRIVSVKKRTFLWMLTSDLVKCSTDRVHRFKDGDVISKSGQPRSLNGVCENVSLGEFLLVRSNGQINVVKVYGFKFLKGKNQSCSLTTVPLVAPSGVNPRGIGIIGNFFDLVEYGNDIVLELSNVEQVDIEYYLSHLKKPSIESMILYYSSDTAEYIQSLK